The Prunus persica cultivar Lovell chromosome G7, Prunus_persica_NCBIv2, whole genome shotgun sequence genome has a segment encoding these proteins:
- the LOC18769165 gene encoding tocopherol O-methyltransferase, chloroplastic isoform X2 has protein sequence MSSSSSSTPKTQSRTCHLRVRANTVVAGASSKKTSGLRRLNAVAETAAMEVAELKKGIAELYDESSGLWEDIWGDHMHHGFYDPNADVSVSAPDHRAAQIRMIDEVLRFAGISEEAPIRGPKNVVDVGCGIGGSSRYLAGRYGANCKGITLSPVQAERANALADAQGLANKASFQVADALDQPFPDGQFDLVWSMESGEHMPDKAKFVNELVRVAAPGATIILVTWCHRDLGASEKALKPEEKRLLDKICNAFYLPAWCSTADYVQLLQSLSLQDIKAEDWSPYVAPFWPAVIRSALTWKGFTSLLRSGTKTIKGALAMPLMIQGFKKDLIKYSVITCRKPE, from the exons ATGTCATCGTCGTCATCATCAACACCAAAGACACAGTCTCGCACGTGCCATCTTCGTGTTCGTGCGAATACAGTAGTAGCTGGAGCGAGCTCCAAGAAGACGAGTGGGTTGAGGAGATTGAACGCGGTTGCTGAGACGGCGGCAATGGAGGTCGCGGAGCTGAAGAAGGGGATAGCTGAGCTGTACGACGAGTCGTCTGGCTTATGGGAGGACATCTGGGGCGACCACATGCATCACGGCTTCTACGACCCAAACGCCGACGTTTCGGTCTCCGCGCCAGACCACCGCGCTGCCCAGATTCGCATGATCGATGAAGTCCTCCGATTCGCCGGCATTTCtg AGGAAGCCCCAATCAGAGGTCCTAAGAATGTGGTTGATGTTGGGTGTGGGATCGGGGGCAGCTCCAGATACCTGGCAGGTAGATATGGGGCCAATTGCAAAGGCATCACCCTCAGCCCTGTTCAAGCTGAGAGGGCCAATGCTCTTGCTGATGCTCAAGGGTTGGCCAACAAG GCTTCCTTTCAAGTTGCAGATGCTCTGGATCAACCATTTCCTGATGGGCAATTTGATCTGGTCTGGTCCATGGAGAGTGGGGAACACATGCCTGACAAAGCCAAG TTTGTGAATGAGTTGGTTCGAGTTGCTGCCCCAGGAGCAACAATAATATTAGTGACATGGTGCCATAGGGATCTTGGTGCTTCTGAAAAAGCCTTGAAGCCAGAGGAGAAAAGGCTCCTGGACAAGATATGCAATGCTTTCTATCTTCCTGCCTGGTGTTCTACTGCTGATTATGTCCAATTACTTCAGTCTCTATCCCTCCAG GACATCAAGGCAGAAGATTGGTCTCCGTATGTTGCCCCATTTTGGCCAGCTGTTATACGTTCGGCATTGACATGGAAGGGTTTCACATCGCTCTTGCGCTCCG gaacaaaaacaataaaggGTGCATTGGCAATGCCATTGATGATCCAAGGTTTCAAGAAGGATCTTATCAAGTATTCCGTGATTACATGTCGAAAGCCTGAATAA
- the LOC18771722 gene encoding histone deacetylase HDT1 isoform X4 yields the protein MEFWGVEVKSGQSVSVEPKNKVVHLSQVCLDDVKKAKGSNPISLFVKTGNHKLVLGILSAEKFPQLPLDFFFGEKFELSHNWKNGSVHFTGYKSLSKGDNSDSEEDVALTVVDNGKPKVSTEDAKKAIKSEQKEASSDDDESDDEEVGAVQTKVKFGEGSSEDEDESGDDDDDDADSEDETDDSEEEDEETPKKADVSKKRPAESTKSIANNKKAKFVTPEKTDSKKGSVHIATPHPAKQAGKKPATSDQSKQQAPKSGGTFNCQSCNRSFNSDGALQSHTKAKHSAAK from the exons ATGGAGTTTTGGG GTGTTGAGGTAAAAAGTGGGCAGTCTGTTTCTGTTGAACCTAAAAATAAGGTCGTGCATCTTTCACAG GTTTGTCTGGATGATGTCAAGAAAGCAAAGGGAAGCAATCCTATTTCACTCTTTGTGAAAACTGGCAATCATAAGCTTGTTCTTGGAATTCTTTCTGCTGAGAAATTCCCCCAGTTgcctttggattttttttttggagagaaATTTGAGCTATCCCATAACTGGAAAAATGGGAGCGTCCACTTCACTGGATATAAGTCTCTGTCGAA AGGTGATAATTCTG ATTCTGAAGAGGATGTAGCACTTACTGTGGTTGATAATG GCAAACCAAAGGTGAGTACTGAGGATGCTAAGAAAGCTATTAAATCTGAGCAAAAGGAAGCTAgtagtgatgatgatgaatctgatgatgaagaagttgGTGCTGTTCAG ACCAAGGTCAAGTTTGGGGAAGGTAGCAGTGAAGATGAGGATGAAAGTGGTGATGACGATGACGACGATGCTGATAGTGAAGATGAAACTGATGACAGTGAGGAAGAGGATGAAGAGACTCCGAAAAAG GCTGATGTGAGCAAGAAGCGACCTGCCGAGTCTACTAAAAGCATTGCTAATAACAAGAAGGCAAAGTTTGTTACCCCTGAAAAGACTG ATAGCAAGAAAGGCAGCGTCCACATAGCAACTCCTCACCCTGCAAAGCAGGCCGGAAAAAAACCAGCTACTTCTGACCAGTCAAAGCAGCAGGCTCCAAAATCAGGCGGCACATTCAATTGCCAATCGTGCAAcag GTCGTTCAACTCAGATGGTGCATTGCAAAGCCATACAAAGGCAAAGCACAGCGCTGCAAAGTGA
- the LOC18771722 gene encoding histone deacetylase HDT1 isoform X1, producing the protein MEFWGVEVKSGQSVSVEPKNKVVHLSQVCLDDVKKAKGSNPISLFVKTGNHKLVLGILSAEKFPQLPLDFFFGEKFELSHNWKNGSVHFTGYKSLSNTGDNSDSEEDVALTVVDNGKPVISGKPKVSTEDAKKAIKSEQKEASSDDDESDDEEVGAVQTKVKFGEGSSEDEDESGDDDDDDADSEDETDDSEEEDEETPKKADVSKKRPAESTKSIANNKKAKFVTPEKTDSKKGSVHIATPHPAKQAGKKPATSDQSKQQAPKSGGTFNCQSCNRSFNSDGALQSHTKAKHSAAK; encoded by the exons ATGGAGTTTTGGG GTGTTGAGGTAAAAAGTGGGCAGTCTGTTTCTGTTGAACCTAAAAATAAGGTCGTGCATCTTTCACAG GTTTGTCTGGATGATGTCAAGAAAGCAAAGGGAAGCAATCCTATTTCACTCTTTGTGAAAACTGGCAATCATAAGCTTGTTCTTGGAATTCTTTCTGCTGAGAAATTCCCCCAGTTgcctttggattttttttttggagagaaATTTGAGCTATCCCATAACTGGAAAAATGGGAGCGTCCACTTCACTGGATATAAGTCTCTGTCGAA CACAGGTGATAATTCTG ATTCTGAAGAGGATGTAGCACTTACTGTGGTTGATAATG GAAAACCTGTCATATCAGGCAAACCAAAGGTGAGTACTGAGGATGCTAAGAAAGCTATTAAATCTGAGCAAAAGGAAGCTAgtagtgatgatgatgaatctgatgatgaagaagttgGTGCTGTTCAG ACCAAGGTCAAGTTTGGGGAAGGTAGCAGTGAAGATGAGGATGAAAGTGGTGATGACGATGACGACGATGCTGATAGTGAAGATGAAACTGATGACAGTGAGGAAGAGGATGAAGAGACTCCGAAAAAG GCTGATGTGAGCAAGAAGCGACCTGCCGAGTCTACTAAAAGCATTGCTAATAACAAGAAGGCAAAGTTTGTTACCCCTGAAAAGACTG ATAGCAAGAAAGGCAGCGTCCACATAGCAACTCCTCACCCTGCAAAGCAGGCCGGAAAAAAACCAGCTACTTCTGACCAGTCAAAGCAGCAGGCTCCAAAATCAGGCGGCACATTCAATTGCCAATCGTGCAAcag GTCGTTCAACTCAGATGGTGCATTGCAAAGCCATACAAAGGCAAAGCACAGCGCTGCAAAGTGA
- the LOC18769165 gene encoding tocopherol O-methyltransferase, chloroplastic isoform X1: MACLSYQTCALMSSSSSSTPKTQSRTCHLRVRANTVVAGASSKKTSGLRRLNAVAETAAMEVAELKKGIAELYDESSGLWEDIWGDHMHHGFYDPNADVSVSAPDHRAAQIRMIDEVLRFAGISEEAPIRGPKNVVDVGCGIGGSSRYLAGRYGANCKGITLSPVQAERANALADAQGLANKASFQVADALDQPFPDGQFDLVWSMESGEHMPDKAKFVNELVRVAAPGATIILVTWCHRDLGASEKALKPEEKRLLDKICNAFYLPAWCSTADYVQLLQSLSLQDIKAEDWSPYVAPFWPAVIRSALTWKGFTSLLRSGTKTIKGALAMPLMIQGFKKDLIKYSVITCRKPE; this comes from the exons ATGGCATGCTTATCGTACCAGACGTGTGCGTTGATGTCATCGTCGTCATCATCAACACCAAAGACACAGTCTCGCACGTGCCATCTTCGTGTTCGTGCGAATACAGTAGTAGCTGGAGCGAGCTCCAAGAAGACGAGTGGGTTGAGGAGATTGAACGCGGTTGCTGAGACGGCGGCAATGGAGGTCGCGGAGCTGAAGAAGGGGATAGCTGAGCTGTACGACGAGTCGTCTGGCTTATGGGAGGACATCTGGGGCGACCACATGCATCACGGCTTCTACGACCCAAACGCCGACGTTTCGGTCTCCGCGCCAGACCACCGCGCTGCCCAGATTCGCATGATCGATGAAGTCCTCCGATTCGCCGGCATTTCtg AGGAAGCCCCAATCAGAGGTCCTAAGAATGTGGTTGATGTTGGGTGTGGGATCGGGGGCAGCTCCAGATACCTGGCAGGTAGATATGGGGCCAATTGCAAAGGCATCACCCTCAGCCCTGTTCAAGCTGAGAGGGCCAATGCTCTTGCTGATGCTCAAGGGTTGGCCAACAAG GCTTCCTTTCAAGTTGCAGATGCTCTGGATCAACCATTTCCTGATGGGCAATTTGATCTGGTCTGGTCCATGGAGAGTGGGGAACACATGCCTGACAAAGCCAAG TTTGTGAATGAGTTGGTTCGAGTTGCTGCCCCAGGAGCAACAATAATATTAGTGACATGGTGCCATAGGGATCTTGGTGCTTCTGAAAAAGCCTTGAAGCCAGAGGAGAAAAGGCTCCTGGACAAGATATGCAATGCTTTCTATCTTCCTGCCTGGTGTTCTACTGCTGATTATGTCCAATTACTTCAGTCTCTATCCCTCCAG GACATCAAGGCAGAAGATTGGTCTCCGTATGTTGCCCCATTTTGGCCAGCTGTTATACGTTCGGCATTGACATGGAAGGGTTTCACATCGCTCTTGCGCTCCG gaacaaaaacaataaaggGTGCATTGGCAATGCCATTGATGATCCAAGGTTTCAAGAAGGATCTTATCAAGTATTCCGTGATTACATGTCGAAAGCCTGAATAA
- the LOC18771694 gene encoding delta(14)-sterol reductase isoform X2, whose amino-acid sequence MDLGHVLHLLIPSWNSAISDRGFELLSTTFLFSVLVTLVLYAAGCKSSNRGSSLKPHVTGNLLHDWWFGIQLNPQFMGIDLKFFFVRAGMMGWLFINLSVLARSIQDGTLSQSMILFQLFCALYILDYFFHEEYMTSTWDIIAERLGFMLVFGDLVWIPFTFSIQGWWLLSNKVELGTAAVVANCLTFLIGYMVFRGANKQKHVFKKNPKAPIWGRPARVIGGKLLASGYWGIARHCNYLGDLLLALSFSLPCGISSPVPYFYPIYLLILLVWRERRDEARCAEKYKEIWAEYRKLVPWRILPYVY is encoded by the exons ATGGATCTGGGTCATGTTCTCCACCTCCTAATTCCCTCATGGAACTCT GCAATATCAGACAGAGGATTTGAGCTGTTATCAACAACTTTTCTGTTTAGTGTTCTG GTCACACTGGTACTTTACGCTGCTGGCTGCAAGTCGAGCAACCGAGGTTCTTCCCTAAAGCCTCATGTGACAGGGAACCTTCTACATGACTG GTGGTTTGGAATACAGCTTAATCCTCAGTTTATGGGCATCGACCTCAA atttttctttgttagagCTGGAATGATGGGCTGGCTTTTTATCAACCTTTCGGTTCTTGCGAGAAGTATCCAAGATGGCACCTTGAGTCAATCCATGATCCTCTTCCAGTTGTTCTGTGCG tTATACATCCTGGACTACTTTTTTCATGAGGAGTACATGACCTCCAC ATGGGACATAATTGCAGAGAGACTGGGTTTCATGCTTGTATTTGGAGATCTAGTGTGGATTCCTTTCACTTTTAGCATCCAG GGATGGTGGCTTCTGAGTAACAAGGTGGAGTTAGGAACAGCTGCTGTTGTAGCAAATTGTTTGACTTTTCTGATCGG GTACATGGTATTCAGAGGAGCCAACAAGCAAAAGCATGTCTTTAAGAAGAATCCTAAAGCACCTATATGGGGTAGGCCTGCAAGGGTCATTGGGGGAAAGTTGCTTGCTTCTGGTTATTG GGGAATTGCAAGGCACTGTAATTACCTTGGGGATTTGTTACTTGCACTGTCTTTCAGCTTGCCGTGTGGGATAAG TTCCCCAGTTCCGTACTTCTATCCAATTTATCTTCTCATTCTGCTTGTatggagagaaagaagagatgaAGCTCGTTGTGCAGAGAAGTACAAAGAAATCTGGGCAGAATACCGCAAACTTGTCCCATGGAGAATATTGCCTTATGTTTATTAA
- the LOC18769371 gene encoding protein CDI: MSLSDGKIHPVSSNGDIKDKPFKIFVGYDPREDLAYEVCRHSILKRSSIPVEITPIKQSDLRKDGLYWRERGKFESTEFSFSRFLTPHLANYEGWAMFVDCDFLYLADIKELRDLIDEKYAIMCVQHDYTPKETTKMDGAVQTVYPRKNWSSMVLYNCGHPKNKVLTPEVVNTETGAFLHRFSWLEDGEIGSIPFVWNFLEGHNKVVENDPQTRPKAVHYTRGGPWFEAWKNCEFADLWLNEMEECTQETKKKTEN; the protein is encoded by the coding sequence ATGAGTTTGAGTGATGGGAAGATTCATCCAGTGAGTTCTAATGGAGACATTAAGGACAAGCCCTTCAAGATCTTTGTGGGTTATGATCCACGTGAAGATCTCGCATATGAAGTCTGTCGCCACTCCATTTTGAAACGATCTTCAATCCCTGTTGAGATCACACCAATCAAACAATCAGATCTGCGGAAGGATGGCCTCTATTGGCGTGAAAGAGGGAAGTTTGAAAGCACCGAGTTCTCTTTTTCTCGGTTCTTGACTCCACATTTGGCCAATTATGAAGGTTGGGCAATGTTTGTGGATTGTGATTTTCTTTACCTTGCTGACATTAAGGAGTTGAGAGACTTGATTGATGAAAAGTATGCTATAATGTGTGTTCAACATGATTATACTCCAAAGGAGACAACGAAAATGGATGGAGCAGTGCAAACTGTGTATCCAAGGAAGAACTGGTCTTCCATGGTGTTGTATAATTGTGGGCATCCCAAGAACAAGGTTTTGACACCTGAGGTTGTGAACACAGAAACAGGTGCTTTTCTTCATAGGTTTTCATGGCTTGAGGATGGTGAAATTGGGTCCATCCCATTCGTTTGGAATTTTCTTGAGGGACATAACAAGGTTGTTGAAAATGATCCCCAAACACGCCCCAAGGCTGTACACTATACTCGTGGAGGACCATGGTTTGAGGCTTGGAAGAATTGTGAGTTTGCAGACCTGTGGTTGAATGAGATGGAGGAGTGCACGcaggaaacaaagaagaaaactgaaaattag
- the LOC18771694 gene encoding delta(14)-sterol reductase isoform X1 — MDLGHVLHLLIPSWNSVAILALFFAYLSIAGSILPGKVVPGATLPDGSRLYYRCNGLLSLLLLVGLLGFGAKMDFVSLTAISDRGFELLSTTFLFSVLVTLVLYAAGCKSSNRGSSLKPHVTGNLLHDWWFGIQLNPQFMGIDLKFFFVRAGMMGWLFINLSVLARSIQDGTLSQSMILFQLFCALYILDYFFHEEYMTSTWDIIAERLGFMLVFGDLVWIPFTFSIQGWWLLSNKVELGTAAVVANCLTFLIGYMVFRGANKQKHVFKKNPKAPIWGRPARVIGGKLLASGYWGIARHCNYLGDLLLALSFSLPCGISSPVPYFYPIYLLILLVWRERRDEARCAEKYKEIWAEYRKLVPWRILPYVY; from the exons ATGGATCTGGGTCATGTTCTCCACCTCCTAATTCCCTCATGGAACTCT GTTGCTATACTCGCATTGTTCTTTGCTTACTTGTCCATTGCCGGATCTATATTGCCCGGCAAAGTTGTTCCCGGAGCCACCTTACCAGATGGCTCTCGTCTTTATTATCGCTGCAatg GTCTGCTATCGCTTCTGTTGCTGGTTGGGCTTCTTGGGTTTGGTGCTAAGATGGATTTCGTATCACTTACT GCAATATCAGACAGAGGATTTGAGCTGTTATCAACAACTTTTCTGTTTAGTGTTCTG GTCACACTGGTACTTTACGCTGCTGGCTGCAAGTCGAGCAACCGAGGTTCTTCCCTAAAGCCTCATGTGACAGGGAACCTTCTACATGACTG GTGGTTTGGAATACAGCTTAATCCTCAGTTTATGGGCATCGACCTCAA atttttctttgttagagCTGGAATGATGGGCTGGCTTTTTATCAACCTTTCGGTTCTTGCGAGAAGTATCCAAGATGGCACCTTGAGTCAATCCATGATCCTCTTCCAGTTGTTCTGTGCG tTATACATCCTGGACTACTTTTTTCATGAGGAGTACATGACCTCCAC ATGGGACATAATTGCAGAGAGACTGGGTTTCATGCTTGTATTTGGAGATCTAGTGTGGATTCCTTTCACTTTTAGCATCCAG GGATGGTGGCTTCTGAGTAACAAGGTGGAGTTAGGAACAGCTGCTGTTGTAGCAAATTGTTTGACTTTTCTGATCGG GTACATGGTATTCAGAGGAGCCAACAAGCAAAAGCATGTCTTTAAGAAGAATCCTAAAGCACCTATATGGGGTAGGCCTGCAAGGGTCATTGGGGGAAAGTTGCTTGCTTCTGGTTATTG GGGAATTGCAAGGCACTGTAATTACCTTGGGGATTTGTTACTTGCACTGTCTTTCAGCTTGCCGTGTGGGATAAG TTCCCCAGTTCCGTACTTCTATCCAATTTATCTTCTCATTCTGCTTGTatggagagaaagaagagatgaAGCTCGTTGTGCAGAGAAGTACAAAGAAATCTGGGCAGAATACCGCAAACTTGTCCCATGGAGAATATTGCCTTATGTTTATTAA
- the LOC18771722 gene encoding histone deacetylase HDT1 isoform X3, whose protein sequence is MEFWGVEVKSGQSVSVEPKNKVVHLSQVCLDDVKKAKGSNPISLFVKTGNHKLVLGILSAEKFPQLPLDFFFGEKFELSHNWKNGSVHFTGYKSLSNTGDNSDSEEDVALTVVDNGKPKVSTEDAKKAIKSEQKEASSDDDESDDEEVGAVQTKVKFGEGSSEDEDESGDDDDDDADSEDETDDSEEEDEETPKKADVSKKRPAESTKSIANNKKAKFVTPEKTDSKKGSVHIATPHPAKQAGKKPATSDQSKQQAPKSGGTFNCQSCNRSFNSDGALQSHTKAKHSAAK, encoded by the exons ATGGAGTTTTGGG GTGTTGAGGTAAAAAGTGGGCAGTCTGTTTCTGTTGAACCTAAAAATAAGGTCGTGCATCTTTCACAG GTTTGTCTGGATGATGTCAAGAAAGCAAAGGGAAGCAATCCTATTTCACTCTTTGTGAAAACTGGCAATCATAAGCTTGTTCTTGGAATTCTTTCTGCTGAGAAATTCCCCCAGTTgcctttggattttttttttggagagaaATTTGAGCTATCCCATAACTGGAAAAATGGGAGCGTCCACTTCACTGGATATAAGTCTCTGTCGAA CACAGGTGATAATTCTG ATTCTGAAGAGGATGTAGCACTTACTGTGGTTGATAATG GCAAACCAAAGGTGAGTACTGAGGATGCTAAGAAAGCTATTAAATCTGAGCAAAAGGAAGCTAgtagtgatgatgatgaatctgatgatgaagaagttgGTGCTGTTCAG ACCAAGGTCAAGTTTGGGGAAGGTAGCAGTGAAGATGAGGATGAAAGTGGTGATGACGATGACGACGATGCTGATAGTGAAGATGAAACTGATGACAGTGAGGAAGAGGATGAAGAGACTCCGAAAAAG GCTGATGTGAGCAAGAAGCGACCTGCCGAGTCTACTAAAAGCATTGCTAATAACAAGAAGGCAAAGTTTGTTACCCCTGAAAAGACTG ATAGCAAGAAAGGCAGCGTCCACATAGCAACTCCTCACCCTGCAAAGCAGGCCGGAAAAAAACCAGCTACTTCTGACCAGTCAAAGCAGCAGGCTCCAAAATCAGGCGGCACATTCAATTGCCAATCGTGCAAcag GTCGTTCAACTCAGATGGTGCATTGCAAAGCCATACAAAGGCAAAGCACAGCGCTGCAAAGTGA
- the LOC18771722 gene encoding histone deacetylase HDT1 isoform X2, with protein MEFWGVEVKSGQSVSVEPKNKVVHLSQVCLDDVKKAKGSNPISLFVKTGNHKLVLGILSAEKFPQLPLDFFFGEKFELSHNWKNGSVHFTGYKSLSKGDNSDSEEDVALTVVDNGKPVISGKPKVSTEDAKKAIKSEQKEASSDDDESDDEEVGAVQTKVKFGEGSSEDEDESGDDDDDDADSEDETDDSEEEDEETPKKADVSKKRPAESTKSIANNKKAKFVTPEKTDSKKGSVHIATPHPAKQAGKKPATSDQSKQQAPKSGGTFNCQSCNRSFNSDGALQSHTKAKHSAAK; from the exons ATGGAGTTTTGGG GTGTTGAGGTAAAAAGTGGGCAGTCTGTTTCTGTTGAACCTAAAAATAAGGTCGTGCATCTTTCACAG GTTTGTCTGGATGATGTCAAGAAAGCAAAGGGAAGCAATCCTATTTCACTCTTTGTGAAAACTGGCAATCATAAGCTTGTTCTTGGAATTCTTTCTGCTGAGAAATTCCCCCAGTTgcctttggattttttttttggagagaaATTTGAGCTATCCCATAACTGGAAAAATGGGAGCGTCCACTTCACTGGATATAAGTCTCTGTCGAA AGGTGATAATTCTG ATTCTGAAGAGGATGTAGCACTTACTGTGGTTGATAATG GAAAACCTGTCATATCAGGCAAACCAAAGGTGAGTACTGAGGATGCTAAGAAAGCTATTAAATCTGAGCAAAAGGAAGCTAgtagtgatgatgatgaatctgatgatgaagaagttgGTGCTGTTCAG ACCAAGGTCAAGTTTGGGGAAGGTAGCAGTGAAGATGAGGATGAAAGTGGTGATGACGATGACGACGATGCTGATAGTGAAGATGAAACTGATGACAGTGAGGAAGAGGATGAAGAGACTCCGAAAAAG GCTGATGTGAGCAAGAAGCGACCTGCCGAGTCTACTAAAAGCATTGCTAATAACAAGAAGGCAAAGTTTGTTACCCCTGAAAAGACTG ATAGCAAGAAAGGCAGCGTCCACATAGCAACTCCTCACCCTGCAAAGCAGGCCGGAAAAAAACCAGCTACTTCTGACCAGTCAAAGCAGCAGGCTCCAAAATCAGGCGGCACATTCAATTGCCAATCGTGCAAcag GTCGTTCAACTCAGATGGTGCATTGCAAAGCCATACAAAGGCAAAGCACAGCGCTGCAAAGTGA